Proteins co-encoded in one Aspergillus luchuensis IFO 4308 DNA, chromosome 6, nearly complete sequence genomic window:
- a CDS encoding WD40 repeat domain-containing protein (COG:S;~EggNog:ENOG410PIAA;~InterPro:IPR036322,IPR015943,IPR019775,IPR001680, IPR017986;~PFAM:PF00400;~go_function: GO:0005515 - protein binding [Evidence IEA]), with protein sequence MDARHDLPEVPRSEPVFPPTTSQEPPSSPPSIASDVGYRRKPKKPPPVTPRSFRRFFTPRSMLDGGNSASSVRTNRQALKALSSPAVNRLGPAFTRTSKAVEHRPEAPDFTRTPTRKRKLSFSSIGSPLQSSPLKKVQVRHAVQNDEEVAVPVRDIQLKIESRDDDVKPNAVTKPPRQVLPVRRSQALQSSGALYMRSLSGFRANRVTMRSNSGAGWQDLTSNFYSRPNDSHNCANISGDRYVLPFCTAACNTNSLIAVGDEEGGIRLLDSAKDDKSGFSRAYLTFRPHTNSIMDLQFSSDDMLLATASGDQTALVIDMATQTPVYCLSNHVSSVKQVQFQPAANNKVLATCSRDGNVNIWDLRCKGFDRPSLQARCSLESDAETTAGSITSKTAFPQVLSTIHGAHAWTSQTGMSPEKMEPQVRRSDITVTSLAFLPQGRENLFVTASSTNSCVRLWDLRTAHNNRRGRPVLPLATTRQPDSHIKYRGFAVTSMALGGDGARLYTLCRDGTVYTYSTSHLVLGSAPELSLNNNRPRRTGGSDKEGLGPLYGFRHPRLQVATFYVKVGVRKATGDKPEMLAAGSADNCSVLFPTDERFLSNDHKTTAEDDFLPPMPSSATRSGLRRAYSGRVEDTIPIYQSGTPLVGGHVKEVSAVSWTADGELVTVSDDYTARCWREGPEARDLRTSGEAEGKRWRCGWAETPDSYDDDEE encoded by the exons ATGGATGCCAGGCATGATCTCCCCGAAGTACCTCGGTCTGAGCCCGTCTTTCCTCCTACAACATCACAGGAgcctccctcctcgccgccctcGATAGCGTCCGACGTTGGCTACCGACGCAAGCCCAAGAAGCCTCCCCCGGTCACTCCACGATCATTTAGACGGTTCTTCACGCCTCGTTCCATGCTGGATGGCGGGAACAGTGCAAGCTCAGTGAGAACCAATCGCCAAGCTTTGAAAGCCCTCAGCTCCCCTGCCGTCAATCGCCTTGGGCCCGCCTTTACAAGGACATCCAAAGCCGTTGAACATAGACCAGAAGCACCTGACTTCACACGCACACCGACCCGGAAACGGAAGCTTTCATTCTCTTCAATTGGCTCTCCCTTGCAGTCGTCACCTCTAAAAAAGGTTCAGGTCCGCCATGCAGTCCAGAATGACGAAGAAGTAGCTGTACCAGTTCGAGACATCCAGCTCAAGATCGAATcgagggatgatgatgtcaagCCAAATGCTGTTACAAAACCTCCTCGACAGGTTCTCCCGGTTCGCCGGTCGCAGGCCTTGCAATCCTCCGGAGCATTGTATATGCGAAGCCTTTCGGGGTTTCGGGCCAATAGAGTGACTATGCGGTCTAATTCAGGAGCTG GCTGGCAGGATTTGACGTCAAACTTCTATTCTCGACCAAACGACAGCCACAACTGTGCGAATATTTCCGGTGACCGCTACGTCTTGCCGTTCTGCACTGCTGCATGCAATA CCAATAGTCTTATTGCAGtaggagatgaggagggaggcatTCGGTTGTTGGATTCTGCCAAAGACGATAAGAGCGGCTTTTCTCGAGCATATCTTACGTTCCGCCCACATACGAACTCGATCATGGACCTGCAGTTTTCATCCGATGATATGCTACTGGCGACAGCCTCTGGAGACCAAACAGCACTGGTCATCGATATGGCCACCCAGACGCCGGTGTATTGCCTATCCAACCATGTGTCCTCCGTCAAGCAGGTTCAGTTCCAACCAGCGGCCAATAACAAAGTTCTTGCGACCTGCAGTCGTGATGGCAATGTTAATATATGGGATCTCCGATGCAAAGGGTTCGACAGACCGAGCCTGCAGGCACGGTGCTCGCTTGAATCTGACGCAGAAACGACTGCTGGCTCCATCACCTCCAAGACCGCCTTCCCTCAGGTATTGAGTACTATTCACGGCGCTCATGCATGGACGTCGCAAACCGGCATGTCACCAGAGAAAATGGAACCCCAAGTTCGCCGTTCAGATATTACCGTTACCTCTTTGGCCTTCCTTCCGCAAGGTCGCGAGAACCTCTTCGTCACGGCTTCGAGCACGAACTCCTGCGTGAGGCTGTGGGATCTGCGTACGGCACACAACAACCGCCGTGGCCGTCCAGTTCTTCCTTTGGCTACTACCAGACAGCCGGATAGCCACATCAAGTACCGGGGCTTTGCTGTCACATCAATGGCCTTGGGCGGAGACGGCGCAAGGCTATACACGCTGTGTCGGGACGGCACTGTGTACACTTACTCAACGTCACATCTGGTTCTGGGAAGTGCCCCCGAGCTTTCTCTGAACAACAATCGACCACGTCGCACCGGTGGGTCTGACAAGGAAGGGTTAGGACCTTTATATGGCTTCCGTCATCCGCGTCTTCAAGTTGCAACCTTCTATGTTAAAGTTGGAGTTCGCAAAGCCACCGGTGACAAACCAGAGATGCTAGCTGCTGGGAGTGCCGATAACTGTTCCGTCCTCTTCCCAACAGATGAGCGATTCCTCTCCAATGATCACAAGACAACCGCCGAGGATGATTTCCTTCCCCCGATGCCATCATCAGCCACCCGCTCCGGTCTTCGTCGTGCTTACTCAGGACGAGTAGAAgacaccatccccatctaCCAGTCCGGAACACCCCTAGTCGGGGGCCATGTGAAGGAAGTCTCCGCCGTGTCATGGACCGCCGATGGCGAACTTGTTACCGTCAGCGATGACTACACCGCTCGATGCTGGCGCGAAGGACCTGAAGCCCGAGACCTCAGAACCAGTGGAGAggcagaaggaaagagatggCGCTGTGGCTGGGCGGAAACCCCAGACTCctatgatgacgacgaagaatgA